A genomic window from Leptolyngbya sp. BL0902 includes:
- a CDS encoding DUF790 family protein has protein sequence MKQAVVFGASATLPSDLLIYRYQGEAIKPHRLALNGANRAMATDLIDIFQAQVGQTQGDLNRQLQDLEGEDTNYRIRRGLAHLLRNHFTTFEQVSPLEPEDLRQRIFALAAQVAPSPNTSQRLYDQLSQQLSQELDREVTVDEVRQGLYADLQENRILTTFDAPAPDALLHRYNLSQTQGVFYKASDLVMHLYRNDPGEYKLMFRYLKLFRLMTYIEGDADQGFTITIDGPASLFKPSTRYGVDIAKLIPAILHVSRWRLTATLQIKDSYSQQIRSRQFTLDSDCGLVTHYPPGKPYDSMIEESFVNRWPADSPWKLEREVDLIPIPGSVMIPDFRLVHTDGREYLLEIVGYWRPEYLRKKFAQVRKSDRTNLILAISERLNLEKAGVDVNQVPVPIVWFKTKLQPKAVLEVLEL, from the coding sequence TTGAAACAAGCTGTCGTTTTTGGAGCCAGCGCCACGTTACCCAGCGACCTACTGATCTATCGCTACCAAGGAGAGGCCATTAAGCCCCATCGGTTGGCCTTGAATGGGGCAAATCGGGCCATGGCCACGGACTTAATCGACATTTTCCAGGCCCAAGTGGGGCAAACCCAGGGCGACCTCAACCGCCAACTTCAGGACTTGGAAGGGGAAGACACCAACTACCGCATCCGGCGAGGGCTGGCCCATCTGCTGCGAAACCACTTCACCACCTTCGAGCAGGTTAGCCCTCTAGAACCAGAGGATCTGCGGCAACGCATCTTTGCCCTCGCCGCCCAGGTGGCCCCTTCCCCCAACACCAGCCAGCGCCTCTATGACCAACTCAGCCAGCAACTCAGTCAGGAATTGGATCGCGAAGTCACCGTGGACGAGGTGCGCCAGGGGCTCTACGCCGACCTGCAAGAAAACCGTATCCTCACCACCTTTGACGCCCCCGCCCCCGACGCCCTGCTGCACCGCTACAACCTCTCCCAAACCCAGGGCGTCTTCTACAAAGCCAGCGATTTGGTGATGCACCTCTACCGCAACGATCCGGGGGAATACAAGCTGATGTTCCGCTACCTCAAGCTGTTTCGACTGATGACCTACATCGAAGGCGACGCCGACCAGGGCTTCACCATCACCATCGACGGCCCCGCCAGCCTGTTCAAACCCAGCACCCGCTACGGGGTCGATATCGCCAAGCTGATCCCCGCCATTTTGCACGTCAGCCGTTGGCGACTCACCGCCACCCTGCAAATCAAAGACAGCTACAGCCAGCAAATCCGCAGCCGCCAATTCACCCTCGATAGCGACTGCGGCCTCGTCACCCACTATCCCCCCGGCAAGCCCTACGACAGCATGATTGAAGAATCCTTCGTCAACCGCTGGCCCGCCGATTCTCCCTGGAAACTGGAGCGCGAAGTAGACCTCATCCCCATCCCCGGCAGCGTCATGATTCCCGATTTTCGCCTCGTCCACACCGACGGGCGGGAATATCTGCTAGAAATCGTCGGCTATTGGCGACCGGAATACCTCCGCAAAAAGTTCGCCCAAGTCCGCAAATCCGACCGCACCAACCTAATCCTCGCCATCTCCGAACGGCTGAACCTAGAAAAAGCTGGGGTGGACGTGAACCAAGTGCCCGTGCCCATCGTGTGGTTCAAAACCAAGCTGCAACCCAAGGCCGTTTTGGAGGTGTTGGAATTATAG